Proteins co-encoded in one Oceanidesulfovibrio indonesiensis genomic window:
- a CDS encoding 4Fe-4S dicluster domain-containing protein, giving the protein MTTTTSLDLSTIDHGFIEDVQKASGQRPGRCIQCGKCTAGCPAQFVYDIPVNAIMHAVQQGLKEKVLTSRSIWLCAMCQTCSARCPMEIDVAAVMETLRSMAWAEGYANREKTKPFFEAFLSSVQKSGRVHEMGMMVSYMLKTGRFTTDIDIAPKAAGKLSLLPHTIRNKAAVDSIISRYKRKRGL; this is encoded by the coding sequence ATGACTACCACGACGTCTTTAGACCTCAGTACCATAGACCACGGCTTCATCGAGGACGTGCAGAAAGCTTCCGGACAGAGGCCGGGACGATGCATCCAGTGCGGCAAGTGCACGGCCGGGTGCCCGGCGCAGTTCGTTTACGATATTCCGGTCAACGCCATCATGCATGCCGTGCAGCAGGGACTGAAGGAGAAAGTGCTCACGAGCCGCTCCATCTGGCTGTGCGCCATGTGCCAGACCTGCTCGGCGCGATGCCCCATGGAGATCGACGTGGCCGCGGTCATGGAGACACTGCGCTCCATGGCCTGGGCCGAAGGCTACGCCAACAGGGAGAAGACCAAGCCGTTCTTCGAGGCGTTCCTCAGCTCTGTCCAGAAAAGTGGACGCGTGCACGAGATGGGCATGATGGTCTCCTACATGCTCAAGACAGGCCGCTTCACCACGGATATCGACATCGCGCCCAAGGCGGCCGGCAAGCTCTCTCTGCTGCCGCACACGATCAGGAACAAGGCCGCGGTGGATTCGATCATCTCGCGCTACAAAAGGAAGAGGGGGCTCTGA
- a CDS encoding CoB--CoM heterodisulfide reductase iron-sulfur subunit B family protein, which produces MQTPAYAYYPGCSQTGTAREYDLSVRSVFKALGMELAEVDDWSCCGSTPAHSLDTGLMAALAARNLKQVQKMGLEQALTPCPSCLGALRTASRHLVHPEKRAAMNELLDESLEEDVPSRSILQALLEDYGLDKLREQVVVPLKGLKAVPYYGCLMTRPADLMRFDNPENPTSMDETLKILGATVPEFPFKVECCGASLGVPRQEMVLRLSHNILSMAAQVGGNAVVVACPLCHQNLDLRQSQINRANKSNHNMPVLYITQAIGLALGLMPEELGLNKHAVSVRGLLDTISGDAAVEEKGAAS; this is translated from the coding sequence ATGCAGACCCCGGCGTATGCATATTACCCGGGTTGTTCCCAGACGGGCACGGCCAGGGAATACGATCTGTCGGTGCGCAGCGTGTTCAAGGCGCTGGGCATGGAGCTTGCCGAGGTGGACGACTGGAGCTGCTGCGGCTCCACGCCGGCCCATTCTCTGGATACCGGTCTGATGGCGGCGCTGGCCGCCCGCAACCTGAAGCAGGTCCAGAAAATGGGACTGGAGCAGGCGCTCACCCCATGCCCCAGCTGTCTGGGTGCGCTCAGAACCGCCTCCAGGCATTTGGTCCATCCGGAAAAGCGCGCCGCCATGAACGAACTGCTGGACGAATCCCTCGAAGAGGATGTGCCGAGTCGCTCCATACTCCAGGCGCTGCTGGAGGACTACGGTCTGGACAAGCTCCGTGAGCAGGTCGTCGTGCCGCTGAAAGGGCTGAAGGCCGTGCCGTACTACGGCTGCCTCATGACCAGGCCCGCCGACCTCATGCGCTTTGACAATCCGGAGAATCCCACTTCCATGGATGAAACGCTCAAAATTCTGGGCGCGACGGTCCCGGAATTTCCCTTCAAGGTCGAGTGCTGCGGCGCCAGTCTCGGCGTGCCCAGGCAGGAAATGGTCCTGCGTCTGTCCCACAACATTCTGTCCATGGCCGCGCAGGTGGGCGGCAACGCCGTGGTGGTGGCCTGCCCGCTGTGCCACCAGAACCTCGACCTGCGGCAGTCGCAGATCAACAGGGCCAACAAGAGCAATCACAATATGCCGGTGCTGTACATAACCCAGGCCATAGGCCTGGCGCTTGGGCTCATGCCCGAAGAACTGGGTCTCAACAAGCACGCCGTGAGCGTGCGCGGTCTCCTGGATACGATATCCGGAGACGCCGCTGTGGAAGAAAAGGGGGCGGCGTCATGA
- a CDS encoding CoB--CoM heterodisulfide reductase iron-sulfur subunit A family protein — MKIGVFVCLCGSNIAATVDTERVAEIARSYPDVVFSKAEMYACSEPGQEAIREAIVEKGLEGVVVASCSPRMHETTFRRAVERAGVNRYMFEMANIREHVSWVSLDREVNTRKAAELVRAAVEKLRLNRHLTPSKFEINKRVMVIGGGVAGIQAALDMADGGLKVVMVEREPSVGGKMAKLDKTFPTVDCSACILGPKMVDLAQHPNITLHAFSEIEDVAGYVGNFAVTVRRKTPYVDWERCTGCGLCMEKCPSRKSPDVFNEGLKPTTSINIPFPQAIPKKATINPDTCIMLTKGKCGSCAKICPTGAVDFEKQDELVTEEVGAIIAATGYDVFDHAKYEEYGGGRIPDVITSMQYERMLNASGPTSGHVKRPSDGKEPKKVVFVQCVGSRDPSKGRPYCSGFCCMYTAKQAILTKDHIPDAEVYTFYIDVRAPSKMYEEFYNRARDEYGVRYLRGRPSRIYQDGDKVVVRSVDTLLQAQVEVEADLVVLAVGGEHSRGASELAEKLRISADQNGFFMESHPKLRPVETNTAGVFLAGACQGLKDIPTAVAQGTAAAAKALVLLSRDMLEADPQVARVNQSRCIGCAKCVGVCPFQAIRMGKDRWGNPKAEVVETMCQGCGVCNVACMDKAIQLDHFTDDQILAEVNALCREWT, encoded by the coding sequence ATGAAAATAGGCGTGTTCGTCTGCCTATGCGGCAGCAACATTGCGGCCACCGTGGATACGGAGCGCGTGGCAGAGATCGCCCGGAGCTATCCGGACGTGGTCTTCTCCAAGGCCGAGATGTACGCCTGCTCCGAGCCTGGTCAGGAAGCCATTCGCGAAGCCATCGTCGAGAAAGGTCTCGAAGGCGTGGTCGTGGCCTCGTGTTCCCCGCGCATGCATGAGACCACATTCCGCCGCGCCGTGGAACGCGCCGGCGTGAACCGCTACATGTTCGAGATGGCCAACATTCGCGAGCACGTCTCCTGGGTGAGCCTGGACAGGGAGGTGAACACCCGCAAGGCGGCTGAACTGGTGCGCGCCGCGGTGGAGAAGCTGCGCCTGAACAGGCATCTCACGCCGTCGAAGTTCGAGATCAACAAGCGCGTGATGGTCATCGGCGGGGGCGTGGCAGGCATCCAGGCCGCGCTGGACATGGCCGACGGCGGACTGAAAGTCGTCATGGTGGAGCGCGAGCCCTCCGTGGGCGGCAAGATGGCCAAGCTGGACAAGACCTTCCCCACCGTGGATTGCTCGGCCTGTATTCTGGGCCCCAAGATGGTGGACCTGGCGCAGCATCCCAACATAACGCTCCATGCGTTTTCCGAAATAGAAGACGTGGCCGGGTATGTGGGCAACTTCGCCGTCACCGTGCGCAGGAAGACGCCCTACGTGGACTGGGAAAGGTGCACGGGTTGCGGCCTGTGCATGGAAAAGTGCCCGAGCAGGAAGAGTCCGGACGTGTTCAACGAAGGGCTCAAGCCCACCACGTCCATCAACATTCCGTTCCCTCAGGCCATTCCCAAGAAGGCGACGATCAACCCCGATACCTGCATCATGCTCACCAAGGGCAAATGCGGCTCCTGCGCCAAAATCTGCCCCACAGGCGCGGTGGACTTCGAAAAGCAGGACGAACTCGTCACCGAGGAAGTGGGCGCCATCATCGCGGCCACGGGATACGACGTCTTCGACCACGCCAAGTACGAGGAATACGGCGGCGGCCGCATTCCGGACGTCATCACCTCCATGCAGTATGAGCGCATGCTCAACGCCTCCGGTCCCACATCCGGCCACGTGAAGCGCCCCTCGGACGGCAAGGAGCCCAAGAAGGTCGTCTTCGTGCAGTGCGTGGGTTCGCGCGATCCGTCAAAAGGAAGGCCGTACTGCTCCGGCTTCTGCTGCATGTATACGGCCAAGCAGGCCATTCTCACCAAGGACCATATCCCGGACGCCGAGGTCTATACCTTTTACATCGACGTACGCGCTCCTTCCAAGATGTACGAGGAGTTCTACAACCGCGCCCGCGACGAGTACGGAGTGCGCTACCTGCGCGGTCGGCCCTCCAGGATATACCAGGACGGCGACAAGGTCGTGGTCCGTAGTGTGGACACTCTGCTGCAGGCGCAGGTGGAGGTGGAGGCCGATCTCGTGGTCCTCGCCGTGGGCGGTGAGCACTCCAGGGGAGCGAGCGAGTTGGCCGAAAAGCTGCGCATCTCCGCCGACCAGAACGGCTTCTTCATGGAAAGCCATCCCAAGCTGCGGCCCGTGGAGACCAACACGGCCGGTGTGTTTCTGGCCGGCGCCTGTCAGGGGCTCAAGGACATTCCCACCGCCGTTGCCCAGGGCACTGCCGCCGCGGCCAAAGCGCTGGTGCTTCTGTCCAGGGATATGCTGGAGGCTGATCCCCAGGTGGCCCGGGTCAACCAGTCCCGGTGCATCGGTTGCGCCAAGTGCGTGGGCGTGTGTCCGTTCCAGGCCATACGCATGGGCAAGGATCGTTGGGGCAACCCAAAGGCTGAGGTCGTGGAAACCATGTGCCAGGGCTGCGGCGTATGCAACGTGGCTTGCATGGACAAGGCCATTCAGCTGGATCACTTTACCGACGACCAGATCCTCGCGGAGGTCAACGCATTATGTCGGGAATGGACGTGA
- a CDS encoding hydrogenase iron-sulfur subunit — MSGMDVKELRIIGFLCNWCSYGGADSAGVARYKQPTDMRIIRLPCTGRMDPLFVLKALLGGADGVLVSGCHPFDCHYTSGNFYARRRLQVLKSYLPVLGIHEDRFEYTWVSASEAAKWQSVVTAFTDRIHELGPAPRLLELEDMPLRFKEGMDIWPS; from the coding sequence ATGTCGGGAATGGACGTGAAAGAACTGCGGATCATAGGATTCCTGTGCAACTGGTGCTCCTACGGCGGGGCCGACAGTGCTGGCGTGGCCCGCTACAAGCAACCTACGGACATGCGCATCATCCGTCTGCCCTGTACGGGCCGCATGGATCCGTTGTTCGTGCTCAAGGCCTTGCTCGGCGGGGCGGACGGCGTACTCGTTTCTGGCTGCCATCCGTTTGATTGCCACTACACCTCGGGTAATTTTTACGCCCGCCGCCGGCTCCAGGTGCTCAAGAGCTACCTGCCGGTGCTGGGCATCCACGAAGACCGCTTCGAGTACACCTGGGTCTCGGCCTCGGAAGCCGCCAAGTGGCAGTCCGTGGTCACGGCCTTTACCGATAGAATCCACGAACTGGGCCCCGCGCCCCGGCTGCTCGAACTTGAGGATATGCCCCTGCGCTTCAAGGAGGGTATGGATATATGGCCGAGCTGA
- a CDS encoding 4Fe-4S dicluster domain-containing protein, producing MAELNELREAVAKVLPDVKHVIGWQRGYHAVRSSPLFIRNQEDLDKLIWDRTCYQNLASYLTSTRGERVGIIVKGCDSRSVNQLLQEQLINREDVVVIGVPCTGVISLDKIRAKFPINRVKDMQVEGDELTIATRDGEEHKLNRWDVAPDKCLACKYPNPLIFDTHVGEPIETWEPKQGLYARDEEFDQKSLDERFEFWRREMSRCIRCYACRNACPMCVCRDHCIAESRQPHYQSQEADVREKFFFQLIHAMHLAGRCTECGECERACPMDIPVLLFKTRMGKVVKDLFDYEAGVDQTAVPPLLTFQAEESNIEEKEW from the coding sequence ATGGCCGAGCTGAACGAACTCAGGGAAGCAGTCGCCAAGGTGCTTCCGGACGTCAAGCATGTCATCGGCTGGCAACGCGGCTATCATGCCGTGCGTTCATCGCCGCTGTTCATACGAAACCAAGAGGACCTGGATAAGCTCATCTGGGACCGCACGTGCTACCAGAACCTCGCCTCGTACCTCACCAGCACAAGGGGCGAGCGGGTCGGCATTATCGTCAAGGGCTGCGACAGTCGTTCGGTGAATCAGTTGCTCCAGGAGCAACTCATCAATCGCGAGGATGTTGTTGTCATTGGCGTGCCCTGCACAGGCGTCATCAGTCTGGACAAGATACGCGCGAAGTTTCCCATCAACAGGGTGAAGGACATGCAGGTGGAAGGCGACGAGCTGACCATCGCCACGCGCGACGGCGAGGAGCACAAATTGAACCGTTGGGACGTGGCGCCGGACAAATGCCTTGCCTGCAAGTATCCGAATCCCCTCATCTTCGATACGCATGTTGGTGAACCAATCGAGACGTGGGAACCCAAGCAGGGCCTTTACGCGCGGGACGAGGAATTCGACCAGAAGAGCCTCGATGAACGTTTCGAGTTCTGGCGGCGGGAGATGAGCCGCTGCATTCGCTGCTACGCCTGCCGCAACGCCTGCCCAATGTGCGTGTGCCGCGACCACTGCATCGCTGAATCCCGGCAGCCGCACTACCAGTCGCAGGAAGCGGACGTACGCGAGAAGTTCTTCTTCCAGCTCATCCACGCCATGCATCTGGCCGGCCGCTGCACCGAGTGCGGCGAATGCGAGCGCGCCTGCCCCATGGACATTCCGGTCCTCCTGTTCAAGACCAGGATGGGCAAGGTCGTGAAGGACCTCTTCGATTACGAAGCCGGCGTCGACCAGACCGCAGTCCCACCCCTGCTCACCTTCCAGGCGGAAGAAAGCAACATCGAAGAAAAGGAGTGGTGA
- a CDS encoding 4Fe-4S dicluster domain-containing protein, giving the protein MSQARFLPYDAVTDWLRKIAETMRVTAPVREGNSVVFRDFDPEEPLVLGHQSAASPKSVVFPQLEYLFRYKTDRTADENGVRQITLEPIYPDEDVFVFGANPCGARGLTTLDPVFINDEYVDPYYKARRERSIIASIVCTLPGDACFCHWVGGNPNDPVGSDLVLTPIEGGYLVRAHSEKGEKLAAGLDKADAREEQAAQQVEDAVLATLDPPPDLTDCPDVMENVFDDMELWEQVSDKCIYCGACTYYCPTCYCFNITDEASGIAGERIRSWDSCMFPTYTREASGHNPRPTKAHRFRNRILHKFSYYPKLYNRVFSCTGCGRCIRMCPTTVDIRDAVLRVKEAATKDESAKEVSDG; this is encoded by the coding sequence ATGTCTCAGGCCCGCTTCCTGCCATACGATGCGGTCACGGACTGGCTCAGAAAAATCGCAGAAACCATGCGGGTCACGGCGCCTGTGCGCGAGGGCAACTCTGTGGTGTTCCGCGATTTCGATCCCGAAGAGCCGCTCGTGCTGGGCCACCAGTCCGCGGCAAGTCCCAAGTCCGTGGTCTTTCCACAACTGGAGTACCTTTTCCGCTACAAGACGGATCGCACTGCGGATGAAAACGGCGTGCGCCAGATAACGCTGGAGCCGATCTACCCGGACGAAGACGTCTTCGTCTTCGGCGCCAACCCCTGCGGCGCCAGAGGGCTGACCACCCTGGACCCCGTGTTCATCAACGACGAGTACGTGGACCCGTATTACAAGGCCCGGCGTGAGCGCAGCATCATTGCATCCATCGTGTGCACGCTGCCGGGAGATGCATGCTTCTGCCATTGGGTAGGGGGGAATCCGAACGATCCCGTGGGGTCGGACCTAGTGCTCACTCCCATCGAAGGTGGCTACCTGGTCCGGGCCCATTCGGAAAAAGGCGAGAAACTGGCGGCCGGTCTGGACAAGGCCGACGCTCGGGAGGAGCAGGCGGCACAGCAGGTTGAGGACGCGGTGCTTGCGACTCTGGACCCGCCGCCAGATCTCACGGACTGTCCGGACGTGATGGAGAATGTCTTCGACGACATGGAGCTGTGGGAGCAGGTCTCGGACAAGTGCATTTACTGTGGCGCATGCACATACTACTGCCCGACCTGCTACTGTTTCAACATCACGGACGAGGCGTCCGGCATCGCCGGCGAGCGCATCCGGAGTTGGGATTCGTGCATGTTCCCGACCTATACGCGCGAAGCCAGCGGCCACAACCCCCGGCCCACCAAAGCCCACCGCTTTCGCAACAGGATTCTGCACAAGTTCTCGTACTATCCCAAGCTTTATAACCGCGTGTTCTCCTGCACAGGCTGCGGCCGCTGCATCCGCATGTGCCCCACCACCGTGGATATCCGCGACGCGGTGCTGCGTGTGAAAGAAGCGGCCACCAAGGATGAGTCTGCCAAGGAAGTGTCTGATGGATAA
- a CDS encoding FAD/NAD(P)-binding protein, which produces MDKKINPYLPDLATIREVIEETPNIKTFRVTLDDPGVMQNFTFQPGQVAQLSVFGTGEATFVINSPPTRMDYLQFSVMKAGEVTTRLHTLSAGDRVGVRAPLGNAFPVEAMRGKNLLFIGGGIGMAPLRTLLLYALDNRDDFDRIKLYYGARSPVDFCYKQDIEEWKSRPDMDVVQAIDNPAEGWEGRVGLLPNVLLEDAPEAADTVAILCGPPIMIKFTLQALEKLNFPHEDIVTTLEKRMKCGIGICGRCNVGVKYVCRDGPVFTMAELDELPNEL; this is translated from the coding sequence ATGGATAAGAAGATCAACCCCTATCTGCCGGACCTCGCCACCATCCGGGAGGTCATCGAAGAAACGCCGAACATCAAGACCTTTCGCGTTACCCTGGACGATCCCGGTGTAATGCAGAACTTCACCTTCCAGCCCGGTCAGGTCGCGCAGCTCTCGGTTTTCGGCACGGGCGAGGCCACATTCGTCATCAACTCCCCGCCCACCCGCATGGACTACCTCCAGTTCAGCGTGATGAAGGCCGGCGAAGTGACCACCAGGCTGCACACCCTGAGCGCCGGGGACCGCGTCGGCGTCCGCGCTCCTTTGGGCAACGCCTTCCCCGTGGAAGCCATGCGCGGCAAGAACCTTTTGTTCATCGGCGGCGGCATCGGCATGGCGCCGTTGCGCACGCTGTTGCTCTACGCCCTGGACAACCGCGACGATTTCGACCGGATCAAGCTCTACTACGGCGCGCGTTCGCCCGTGGACTTCTGCTACAAACAGGACATCGAAGAGTGGAAATCGCGGCCGGACATGGATGTGGTCCAGGCCATCGACAACCCGGCCGAGGGCTGGGAAGGACGGGTGGGGCTGCTGCCGAACGTGCTGCTTGAAGACGCGCCCGAAGCCGCTGATACCGTAGCCATTCTGTGCGGTCCGCCCATCATGATCAAGTTCACTCTCCAGGCGCTGGAGAAGCTGAATTTCCCCCACGAGGACATCGTGACCACGCTGGAAAAGCGCATGAAGTGCGGCATCGGCATCTGCGGTCGCTGCAACGTGGGCGTGAAGTACGTGTGCAGGGACGGCCCGGTGTTCACCATGGCCGAGCTTGATGAGTTGCCGAACGAACTGTGA
- a CDS encoding glutaredoxin family protein has protein sequence MSKPTLYARSLCIHSAWIQQQLVEIGVDHDTVYIDYLERAARRNLVRELERTRSPVTFPVMVLNNGDDMTKPKLFALSTCVHCAKVKELLISLNVDFDTLYVDRLAGDERNHRMRELKGYNPEISFPTLVVGDQVVIGAKEQRIREILLGE, from the coding sequence ATGAGCAAGCCCACCCTGTATGCGCGAAGCCTCTGCATCCACTCCGCATGGATCCAGCAACAGCTGGTGGAAATCGGCGTGGATCATGACACCGTTTACATCGACTATCTTGAGCGGGCTGCCCGCAGAAACCTCGTCCGGGAGTTGGAACGGACCCGATCGCCCGTGACCTTTCCCGTGATGGTGCTGAACAATGGAGACGACATGACGAAACCGAAGCTCTTCGCTCTGAGCACATGCGTGCACTGCGCCAAGGTCAAGGAACTGCTCATTTCCCTGAACGTGGATTTCGATACGCTCTATGTGGACCGGCTCGCCGGCGACGAACGCAACCACCGCATGCGCGAACTCAAAGGCTATAACCCGGAAATTTCCTTCCCCACCCTCGTCGTGGGCGACCAAGTGGTCATTGGAGCCAAAGAGCAGCGGATTCGCGAAATCCTCCTCGGCGAATGA
- the nadB gene encoding L-aspartate oxidase, translating to MADIRHFAQALVIGSGIAGSTAALAMADQGLDVILLTSGSNLDDGNTVYAQGGIVYPGADDSPTLFARDISKAGCFHSYNKAVRHLAAKGAGAVERILMRRAGVRFATRGMDEDEEYDLTREGGHSIHRVLHCADFTGRAIMQCLVRAVGNHPNIRVLANRTAVDLLTSQHHARSLTYRYQRLNQCLGAYVFNDAGQRMETVLAHATVLATGGLGRIYLHSTNARCARGSGLTMAHRAGARLMNIEYVQFHPTALYHKSRRRFLITEAMRGEGALLLNGEGERFALRYDPRGELAPRDVVSRAIVDELHRSGDPCVFLDCRNMSCDLPRRFPTIHKKCLDLGLDITRDTIPVVPAAHYQCGGVVSDVHGRTNIDGLYAVGECSCTGIHGANRLASTSLLEGVVWGEAAGVHISKQLKRGRKAARKLLDDIPDWADPMHGDAPDPALLAQDWNVIQSTMWNYVGITRTRQRLKRAADELRSLYGNLTEFYKSTPVSKPLVDIFHSSYAAYIVALSALRNPVSKGCHHLE from the coding sequence ATGGCGGACATTCGACATTTTGCTCAGGCCCTCGTCATCGGCTCCGGCATCGCCGGGTCGACAGCCGCTCTGGCCATGGCGGACCAGGGTCTCGACGTGATTCTGCTCACTTCGGGCTCCAACCTCGACGATGGCAATACTGTCTACGCCCAGGGTGGAATCGTCTACCCCGGAGCGGACGACTCGCCCACGCTCTTCGCCAGGGACATCAGCAAGGCCGGCTGTTTCCATTCATACAACAAGGCCGTGCGCCACCTGGCCGCCAAAGGCGCCGGCGCCGTGGAACGCATCCTCATGCGGCGGGCCGGCGTGCGCTTCGCCACCCGGGGCATGGACGAGGACGAAGAGTACGACCTGACGCGCGAGGGCGGACACAGCATCCACCGGGTGCTGCACTGCGCGGACTTCACGGGCCGGGCCATCATGCAGTGCCTTGTGCGGGCAGTGGGCAATCATCCGAACATCCGGGTGCTGGCCAACCGCACGGCCGTGGACCTCCTCACCAGCCAGCACCACGCGCGCTCGCTCACCTATCGCTATCAGCGGCTCAACCAGTGCCTGGGCGCATACGTCTTCAACGACGCGGGACAGCGAATGGAGACCGTGCTTGCCCACGCCACGGTGCTCGCCACCGGCGGGCTGGGCCGCATCTACCTGCACTCCACCAATGCCCGTTGCGCCCGCGGTTCCGGGCTGACCATGGCCCACCGCGCCGGCGCCCGGCTCATGAACATCGAATACGTCCAGTTCCACCCCACGGCCCTCTATCACAAGAGCCGGCGGCGCTTTCTCATCACCGAGGCCATGCGTGGCGAAGGCGCGCTCCTGCTCAACGGCGAGGGAGAGCGTTTCGCGCTCCGCTACGACCCCCGCGGCGAGCTCGCTCCCCGCGACGTGGTCTCCCGGGCCATTGTGGACGAGTTGCACCGCTCAGGCGATCCGTGCGTTTTCCTGGATTGCAGGAACATGTCGTGCGATCTGCCCCGCCGTTTTCCCACGATCCACAAGAAATGCCTCGACCTCGGCCTGGACATCACCCGCGACACAATCCCCGTGGTGCCGGCCGCGCACTACCAGTGCGGCGGCGTAGTCAGCGACGTCCATGGCCGCACCAACATAGACGGGCTCTACGCTGTTGGGGAATGCAGCTGCACCGGGATCCATGGCGCCAACCGTCTGGCCAGCACCTCTCTGCTGGAAGGCGTGGTCTGGGGCGAGGCTGCCGGCGTGCATATTTCCAAGCAGCTGAAACGCGGCAGAAAGGCGGCACGCAAGTTGCTGGATGACATACCCGATTGGGCCGACCCCATGCACGGCGACGCGCCTGACCCGGCTCTGCTGGCCCAGGACTGGAACGTCATTCAGAGCACGATGTGGAACTACGTGGGAATCACACGCACCAGGCAACGCCTCAAGCGGGCCGCGGACGAGCTGCGCAGCCTCTACGGCAACCTCACGGAATTCTACAAGAGCACGCCCGTGTCCAAGCCGCTCGTCGACATTTTTCACAGCAGCTACGCCGCCTACATCGTTGCGCTCAGTGCATTGCGCAACCCGGTGAGCAAAGGCTGCCACCACCTGGAATGA
- a CDS encoding ferritin-like domain-containing protein — protein sequence MKFFKANEVAQAAVEIERKGQAFYRNVAKAAQSDAARELFTFMAGEESKHEVVFQALKDRLGDIEMPAYSNADEYQDYLEALIESHALFNGGVAEKLAAEASDLKSAVDIALAFEKDTLLFFMEMKELVPDSEKPLVQQCIEEERSHMRMLRGLLKA from the coding sequence ATGAAATTCTTCAAAGCCAACGAGGTGGCCCAGGCCGCCGTGGAAATCGAGCGCAAGGGCCAGGCGTTCTACCGCAACGTGGCAAAGGCCGCCCAAAGCGATGCCGCCAGGGAATTGTTCACTTTCATGGCCGGCGAGGAGTCCAAGCACGAGGTCGTGTTCCAGGCCCTCAAGGACCGCCTCGGCGACATCGAGATGCCGGCCTATTCCAATGCGGACGAGTACCAGGACTACCTGGAAGCGCTCATCGAATCCCACGCCCTGTTCAACGGCGGCGTGGCCGAAAAGCTGGCGGCCGAGGCCAGCGACCTGAAATCCGCCGTGGACATCGCATTGGCCTTCGAGAAGGACACACTGCTTTTCTTCATGGAGATGAAGGAGCTGGTGCCCGACTCCGAGAAGCCGCTGGTGCAGCAGTGCATCGAGGAAGAACGCTCCCACATGCGCATGCTGCGCGGGCTTTTGAAGGCATAG
- a CDS encoding FAD/NAD(P)-binding protein, translating to MTNMPQKNLYLPEIATVREVIQETPNIKTFRVVLDNEDAMNAFTFEPGQVGQLSVFGVGESTFVINSPPTRMDYLQFSVMRVGELTTKLHQLSAGDKVGVRAPLGNWFPYESMKGKNIVFIGGGIGMAPLRTLLLFMLDNRADYGDISLLYGARSPQDMAFQYELPEWLEREDLNTVLTIDNPCEGWEHTVGLIPNVLLEMEPGAKDTVAVTCGPPIMIKFTLQALKKLGFEDSQIVTTLEKRMKCGVGICGRCNIGTKYVCVDGPVFTAAELGDLPNEL from the coding sequence ATGACGAACATGCCGCAGAAAAACCTCTATCTCCCGGAGATCGCCACCGTGCGCGAGGTCATCCAGGAGACACCGAACATCAAGACATTCCGCGTGGTCCTCGACAACGAGGACGCCATGAACGCGTTCACCTTCGAACCGGGCCAGGTGGGCCAGCTCTCCGTATTCGGCGTGGGCGAATCCACCTTTGTCATCAACTCGCCGCCCACCCGGATGGATTATCTGCAGTTCAGCGTCATGCGGGTCGGCGAGCTCACGACCAAGCTCCACCAGCTCTCGGCCGGGGACAAGGTGGGCGTGCGAGCTCCTTTGGGCAACTGGTTCCCCTACGAGTCCATGAAGGGCAAGAACATCGTCTTCATCGGCGGCGGCATCGGCATGGCGCCCCTGCGCACCCTGCTCTTGTTCATGCTCGACAACCGCGCGGACTACGGGGACATCTCCCTGCTCTACGGCGCTCGCAGCCCGCAGGACATGGCGTTCCAGTACGAGCTGCCGGAATGGCTGGAGCGCGAGGACCTGAACACAGTGCTCACCATCGACAATCCGTGCGAGGGCTGGGAGCACACCGTGGGCCTCATCCCCAACGTGCTTCTGGAGATGGAGCCCGGCGCGAAGGACACTGTGGCCGTCACCTGCGGTCCGCCCATCATGATCAAGTTCACCCTGCAGGCGCTCAAAAAGCTGGGCTTCGAGGATTCCCAGATCGTCACCACCCTGGAAAAGCGCATGAAGTGCGGCGTCGGCATCTGCGGTCGCTGCAACATCGGCACCAAGTACGTCTGTGTGGACGGGCCGGTCTTCACCGCGGCCGAACTGGGCGACCTCCCCAACGAACTGTGA